One genomic window of Saccopteryx bilineata isolate mSacBil1 chromosome 4, mSacBil1_pri_phased_curated, whole genome shotgun sequence includes the following:
- the LOC136335749 gene encoding basic salivary proline-rich protein 1-like: protein MALWVAGAVTQASAPGCRGVPGVTSVSPLIFSEHMSRILSALLGTLECPQIRQEPPDLPQQPPDLSGAPRSAPAAPRSIRSPQICPGSPQIHQEPPDLPQQPSDPSGAPRSTPAAPRSIRSPQIRSGSPQIRQEPPDLPQQPPDLSGAPRSAPAAPRSIRSPQICPGSPQIHQEPPDPPRQPPDPSEAPRSALAAPRSARSPKICPSNPQIHQEPPDPPRHPSDPSGAPRSTPATLISIRSPQIHPGTPQIHQEPPDPPRQPPDPSEAPRSALAAPRSARSPQICPSNPQIHQEPPDPPRQPPDPSEAPRSALAAPRSARSPKICPSNPQIHQEPPDPPRHPSDPSGAPRSTPATLISIRSPQIHPSTPISPRSPQILPGNPQIHQEPPDPPRQPPDLPGAPRSAPATLRSIRSPQVH, encoded by the exons ATGGCCCTCTGGGTGGCGGGAGCTGTGACGCAGGCCTCGGCCCCTGGGTGCAGAGGGGTGCCCGGGGTGACCTCCGTTTCCCCGCTCATCTTCTCCGAGCACATGTCCAGAATCCTGTCTGCTCTGCTGGGAACCCTGGAGTG CCCCCAGATCCGCCAGGAGCCCCCAGATCTGCCCCAGCAGCCCCCAGATCTGTCAGGAGCCCCCAGATCTGCCCCGGCAGCCCCCAGATCCATCAGAAGCCCCCAGATCTGCCCTGGCAGCCCCCAGATCCACCAGGAGCCCCCAGATCTGCCCCAGCAACCCTCAGATCCGTCAGGAGCCCCCAGATCCACCCCGGCAGCCCCCAGATCCATCAGGAGCCCCCAGATCCGCTCCGGCAGCCCCCAGATCCGCCAGGAGCCCCCAGATCTGCCCCAGCAGCCCCCAGATCTGTCAGGAGCCCCCAGATCTGCCCCGGCAGCCCCCAGATCCATCAGAAGCCCCCAGATCTGCCCTGGCAGCCCCCAGATCCACCAGGAGCCCCCAGATCCACCCCGGCAGCCCCCAGATCCATCAGAAGCCCCCAGATCTGCCCTGGCAGCCCCCAGATCTGCCAGGAGCCCCAAGATCTGCCCCAGCAACCCTCAGATCCATCAGGAGCCCCCAGATCCACCCCGGCACCCCTCAGATCCATCAGGAGCCCCCAGATCCACCCCAGCAACCCTCATATCCATCAGGAGCCCCCAGATCCACCCCGGCACCCCTCAGATCCATCAGGAGCCCCCAGATCCACCCCGGCAGCCCCCAGATCCATCAGAAGCCCCCAGATCTGCCCTGGCAGCCCCCAGATCTGCCAGGAGCCCCCAGATCTGCCCCAGCAACCCTCAGATCCATCAGGAGCCCCCAGATCCACCCCGGCAGCCCCCAGATCCATCAGAAGCCCCCAGATCTGCCCTGGCAGCCCCCAGATCTGCCAGGAGCCCCAAGATCTGCCCCAGCAACCCTCAGATCCATCAGGAGCCCCCAGATCCACCCCGGCACCCCTCAGATCCATCAGGAGCCCCCAGATCCACCCCAGCAACCCTCATATCCATCAGGAGCCCCCAGATCCACCCCAGCACCCCTATATCCCCCAGAAGCCCCCAGATCCTCCCCGGCAACCCTCAGATCCATCAGGAGCCCCCAGATCCGCCCCGGCAGCCCCCAGATCTGCCAGGAGCCCCCAGATCTGCCCCGGCAACCCTCAGATCCATCAGGAGCCCCCAGGTCCACTAG